CTGGATCAGTATTCAGGCAGGCTGAAAAAAATTCTTGGTGATTACCATGTTTCCGATGACGGTCGTGATCTGGTCGAAACCACCGCCCGACTCCTGACCGAAAAAAGGAAGACAGTCTCGACGGCCGAATCCTGCACCGGGGGGATGATCTCGTCTGCCCTGACCGATCTGTCAGGATCCTCGGCTTACTTCACCCAGGCCGCGGTCACATATTCCAACGAGGCCAAGATGAAAGTCCTGGGTGTGCCGGAGCAGGTACTGATCGATCATGGCGCGGTCTCCGAAGAAACTGTGCGCTGTATGGCTGTGGGTATGCGCAGGCTGGCCGGAACCGACTACGCTCTCGCCGTCTCCGGCATTGCCGGCCCCACAGGCGGTACCGGAGATAAACCCGTCGGCCTGATCTATATCGGTCTGGCTGATGAAGATGGTGCCGAGGTCTGGCGTCATGTCTTCGGCAAAGACCGCGATATCAACCGCCGCAGGACGGTCTACCACGCTCTCAATCACCTGCGAATGAAACTTCTGAAAGGATAGTCATGCGCTGTTTTATCGCTGTAAAGATATCGGCTGAGCAGAAAGATCGAATCGCCTCCATAATCGATGATTTCCGGCGCGAGGATGTCCGCGTCAAATGGGTCAAGCCGGAGAACCTGCATGTCACCCTCAAATTCCTGGGAGAAGTCGATGAACACAATCTGCCGGATATGTTCTCGGCCCTCGAAAAGTCATTGACATCCTGTAAAGAATTCGATTTTTCATTGAAGGGCCTGGGATGTTTCCCCAATCGTCGCCGTCCGCGGGTGATCTGGGTCGGAATCGACGAGGGCGCGCCTGAACTGAAGAAGCTGGCCGGAGATATCGACAGGACGATGCAGGAATTTGGTTTCAAGCCCGAAAAGCGGGGCTTCTCGGCTCATCTGACGATCGGACGTGTCAAAGACCCGCGCGGGATCGAGGTCTTGACAAATCGCTTCGATGATATTAAATTTGTGAGTGATTCGTGTACAATTGATGAAATTGTCTTTTATCAGAGCATCCTCAAGCCAGAGGGACCGACATACGTACCGCAAAAGCGAATAAAACTTCAGGTGAAATAAATGAAAGGCAGATTATGGCAGATGATAAATTAGCCAAGGAGAAAAGCAGGGCAATCGAAGCGGCCATGAGCCAGATCGAACGGCAGTTCGGCAAAGGCTCGATTATGCTGATGGGCGACAAATCCCGAGTCCAGGAAGTGCCGGCGATTTCCTCCGGTTCGATCACGCTCGATATCGCTTTGGGCATGGGCGGATTTCCACGCGGACGGGTGGTCGAAATCTATGGTCCGGAAGCTTCCGGCAAAACCACTCTGTCACTGCATGTGATCGCCGAGGCCCAGAAGATGGGCGGAATTGTGGCGTTCATCGATGCCGAGCATGCTTTCGATGCCAGCTACGCCAAAAAACTGGGTGTG
This genomic stretch from Candidatus Zixiibacteriota bacterium harbors:
- the thpR gene encoding RNA 2',3'-cyclic phosphodiesterase; the encoded protein is MRCFIAVKISAEQKDRIASIIDDFRREDVRVKWVKPENLHVTLKFLGEVDEHNLPDMFSALEKSLTSCKEFDFSLKGLGCFPNRRRPRVIWVGIDEGAPELKKLAGDIDRTMQEFGFKPEKRGFSAHLTIGRVKDPRGIEVLTNRFDDIKFVSDSCTIDEIVFYQSILKPEGPTYVPQKRIKLQVK